The following coding sequences are from one Lycium ferocissimum isolate CSIRO_LF1 chromosome 3, AGI_CSIRO_Lferr_CH_V1, whole genome shotgun sequence window:
- the LOC132048866 gene encoding serine/threonine-protein phosphatase 7 long form homolog gives MSWPRYRDRVGFALSALCTYLEGLDPVVDGTQQDDVDRHARLYLLIIFGGILFPNSSDAFVSLRYLLFLEHLDCLGDYSWGGAVLAYLYRCLCRASIGAVRDVCGFFALLQVWAWERMLPFQPVPRHHLEIDMPYAMRWTLGFDRDVDTHHSILPFRDQLDHMTDDALFIWTSYAAILDGLPAFSRTGQGVWRSRYPLIHLDIVEDHM, from the exons ATGTCGTGGCCCAGATATCGGGACAGAGTTGGGTTCGCCCTTAGTGCACTCTGCACTTATTTGGAGGGTCTGGATCCGGTTGTGGATGGCACCCAGCAGGATGATGTTGATCGTCATGCCCGTTTGTACCTGCTtattatattcgggggcatcttgttcccgaaCTCATCGGATGCCTTTGTCAGTTTACGTTATTTGCTTTTCTTGGAGCATCTGGACTGCTTGGGAGACTACAGTTGGGGCGGTGCTGTTTTGGCGTATCTTTACAGATGCCTGTGCCGAGCATCAATTGGTGCTGTCAGAGATGTATGtggattttttgctcttctccag GTATGGGCGTGGGAGAGGATGCTGCCTTTTCAGCCCGTACCTAGGCATCACCTCGAGATTGACATGCCTTATGCCATGAGGTGGACATTGGGTTTTGACCGGGATGTGGATACGCACCACAGTATTCTTCCATTCCGGGACCAGCTTGATCACATGACGGACGATGCg CTATTTATATGGACGTCGTACGCTGCTATATTAGACGGTTTGCCGGCCTTTAGTAGGACAGGTCAGGGGGTTTGGAGGTCGCGGTATCCATTGATACACCTGGACATCGTAGAGGACCACATGTAG